The sequence TGCTTTGCTTAGAGTTATATAGATCGGCTCAGGAACCATTTACTAATATACTTTAATCACCTATAATACTCTGGTTATCTAGAGTAGTCAGTTGTGGTCACAAAGGGCTCAGAAAAGCAAAGTCTGTCAAAGCTCCAGAGCCCAAAGTCAGCAGTATATCTTAGGAGTGTATGGGAGCGGGTTATGCTGTAAGACACCGGGATATGTTAAGGCAAAGGAGTCTGAGAGTGGAACGTTCTGATCTGTGGTGAGATGGACTCTCACCAAatgaccaactcagctctgctgcatcataactcagctctgctacatcactatctGATTACATTATTTTAACATACTTTGTTATTTCTTACATTTCAGAACGAAATAATGAATTCTGCTGATCATCTCACCCCGTACCAGAGCGAGGAGACGGAAGTACAGGTGAGTCTGATAGTgctggagaaagagagagagaaagagagcgagagatatgatagatagatagatagatagatagatagatagatagataggagatagatagatagatagatagatagatagatagatagatagataggagatagataggagatagatagatagatagatagatagatagatagatagataatagatagatagatagatagatagatagataatagatagataggagatagataggagatagatagatagatagatagataggagatagataggagatagataggagatagataggagatagataggagatagatagatagatagatagatagatagataggagatagatagatagataggagatagatagatagatagatagatagatagatagatagataggagatagatagatagatagatagatagatagatagatagatagataatagatagataggagatagatagataggagatagatgagatagatagataggagatagatagatagatgagatagatagatagatagatagatagataggagatagatagatagatagatagatagatagatagatagataggagatagatagataggagatagatagatagatagatagatagatagatagatagatagatagatagataggagatagatagatagatagataggagatagatagatagatagatagatagatagatagatagatagatagataatagatagataggagatagatgagatagatagataggagatagatagatgagatagatagatagatagatagataggagatagatagatagatagataggagatagatggatagatagataatagatcggagatagatgaAATCTTAATCGTTCGCTCCTCATCTTTACGTTCTTCCTCCTCAGACATCTTTTGCGCGGAGTCGGCGTCACACCGGATTGTCCATCTGTCTGTACTGCTGTAAGTGCTGTAAGAACAAAGGGTGCGGATACTGCTGCCGTACGTAGATGAGCCCCCGCAGAGGAGCTCAGGACCCTCAGGCCACAGCACTACATGAGATCCCGGAACCGCCTGTTTGTacagacatagcagagccgagtttgtTACAGCAGCAGAGCTGAACTTGTCATGTAGACGTCATGGAACAAGACTAAttcctctctgctacatctgttccCTCAGGGTTATATGGCAGGGGGTCACTCTATCCCTGTCTGTATTtatggatatgtgtatatattgtttCTCTATCATTATATTTTATACAGATAATAAAGACAATGTTTCTTATAGATTTGTTATGCGCCTATCATTTCCATAGCTCTCCTGCTCTCCTTGTGACAGTGTGTCAGTCCTTACTGTAGTTCTGGCATTATATTCATGAATCAGGAGGCCCAGGATGAGCAGCACTCCACAACACTATAGATAGGGGGCGCTATAGTTTATATTTTTGGTCTATTGAGCATCCTGAATGATCTTAGGATCACAATCTACAATAGTGCTCCCCAACCTAACACACTCCAGTGTCTgatagactacaactcc is a genomic window of Dendropsophus ebraccatus isolate aDenEbr1 chromosome 12, aDenEbr1.pat, whole genome shotgun sequence containing:
- the LOC138769043 gene encoding hepcidin-1-like — translated: MKSLSLCLLLLLSLIAHQGLSASVMGNEIMNSADHLTPYQSEETEVQTSFARSRRHTGLSICLYCCKCCKNKGCGYCCRT